One Desulfobulbus propionicus DSM 2032 DNA segment encodes these proteins:
- a CDS encoding DMT family transporter, which yields MQGEKHSTLQADLLLLLVALIWGFGFVAQRVGMDHLGPYTFNGIRFLLGGLCLLPLALGRATTPMVPKDRHIPLPWAGLLAGGILFIAATLQQVGITSTTAGKAGFITGLYVVLVPMLGLLVRERTHGGTWLGAVAAAIGLYLLSVSEDFRIEAGDLLVLIGAVFWAGHVLALSYLSPRTVPVRLAMVQFFVCGGLSLLTGVCLEPITLQAIIEATVPIFYGGVCSVGAGYTLQVVVQRKAHPSHAAILLSLESPFAALGGWLLLGEVLSGRAVVGCALMLAGMLVSQLWPMMVGRGKKAC from the coding sequence ATGCAAGGAGAAAAACATTCCACCCTTCAGGCCGATCTGCTCCTCCTCCTAGTCGCGCTGATCTGGGGCTTTGGTTTTGTCGCCCAACGGGTCGGCATGGACCACCTCGGCCCCTATACCTTCAACGGCATCCGCTTCCTGCTTGGCGGGCTGTGTTTGCTGCCCCTCGCCCTGGGCCGCGCAACGACGCCTATGGTCCCCAAGGATCGGCACATTCCCTTGCCTTGGGCCGGACTCCTGGCCGGCGGGATCTTGTTCATCGCCGCTACCCTGCAGCAGGTCGGCATCACCTCGACCACGGCGGGCAAAGCCGGGTTCATCACCGGCCTCTACGTGGTGCTGGTGCCGATGCTCGGCCTGCTCGTTCGGGAACGGACCCATGGCGGCACCTGGCTCGGCGCCGTGGCGGCGGCGATAGGCTTGTACCTGCTCAGCGTCAGCGAAGATTTCCGTATCGAGGCCGGGGATCTGCTGGTGCTGATCGGCGCCGTGTTCTGGGCCGGCCACGTGCTGGCGCTCTCCTACCTCTCGCCCCGAACCGTGCCGGTACGGCTGGCCATGGTCCAATTCTTCGTCTGCGGGGGACTCAGTCTGCTCACCGGGGTGTGCCTGGAACCCATCACCCTGCAGGCGATCATCGAGGCGACGGTCCCCATCTTCTACGGCGGCGTCTGCTCGGTGGGCGCTGGCTACACCCTCCAGGTGGTGGTACAGCGCAAGGCCCACCCCTCGCACGCGGCCATCCTGCTGAGTTTGGAATCCCCGTTTGCCGCCTTGGGCGGCTGGTTGCTGCTGGGAGAAGTCCTCTCCGGACGGGCGGTCGTCGGCTGCGCCCTGATGCTCGCCGGCATGCTCGTTTCCCAGTTATGGCCGATGATGGTGGGGAGGGGAAAAAAGGCGTGCTGA
- the ettA gene encoding energy-dependent translational throttle protein EttA yields MANEPNKIIYSMIKVSKKYNQKQILKDISLSYFYGAKIGVLGLNGSGKSTLLRILAGIDKEHEGKTILSEGFTIDYLPQEPMLDPDKTVRQIVEEGAQATVDLLNEFNAINEKFAEPMDDDAMQALIDRQAQVQDKLDAIDAWNLDSRLEMAMDALRCPPADMQCGVLSGGEKRRVALCRILLKNPDILLLDEPTNHLDAESVSWLEQHLQQYPGTVIAVTHDRYFLDNVAGWILELDRGQGIPWKGNYSSWLEQKQKRLAQEEKKESERQRTLARELEWIRMSPKGRRSKSKARITAYENLLNQQSEKAAGDLEIYIPPGPRLGKLVIEAEGLCKAFEGRLLMDKLSFSLPPGGIVGIIGPNGAGKTTLFRMITGQEQPDSGTIRIGETVKLAYVDQSRDSLKPSDTIFQAISEGQETIWLGTREVNARAYVAKFNFTGSDQQQKVSEISGGQRNRVHLARMLKEGGNVLLLDEPTNDLDVNTMRALEEALENFAGCAVVISHDRWFLDRIATHILAFEGNSEVVWFEGNYSDYEQDYKKRKGADADQPHRIRYRQLTRD; encoded by the coding sequence ATGGCCAACGAACCGAACAAGATCATCTACTCGATGATCAAAGTCAGCAAGAAATACAACCAGAAGCAGATTTTAAAAGACATCTCCCTGTCCTACTTCTACGGCGCCAAGATCGGGGTGCTGGGCCTCAACGGCTCGGGCAAGAGTACGCTCTTGCGCATCCTGGCCGGGATCGACAAGGAGCATGAGGGCAAGACCATCCTCTCCGAGGGCTTCACCATCGACTACCTGCCCCAGGAACCGATGCTCGATCCGGACAAAACCGTACGACAGATCGTCGAGGAAGGGGCCCAGGCCACGGTCGATCTCTTGAACGAGTTCAACGCCATCAACGAAAAATTCGCCGAACCCATGGACGACGACGCCATGCAGGCCCTGATCGACCGCCAGGCCCAGGTCCAGGACAAACTCGATGCCATCGACGCCTGGAACCTGGATTCGCGGCTGGAGATGGCCATGGATGCCCTGCGCTGTCCGCCGGCCGACATGCAATGCGGCGTGCTCTCCGGCGGCGAGAAACGGCGGGTGGCCCTGTGCCGGATTCTGCTGAAAAATCCGGATATCTTGCTCCTGGACGAGCCCACCAACCATCTGGACGCGGAATCGGTCTCCTGGCTGGAGCAGCATCTGCAGCAATATCCGGGCACGGTCATCGCCGTGACCCATGACCGCTATTTCCTCGACAACGTCGCTGGCTGGATCCTGGAACTCGATCGCGGCCAGGGCATTCCCTGGAAAGGCAACTACTCTTCCTGGCTGGAACAGAAGCAGAAGCGGCTGGCCCAGGAGGAGAAGAAGGAGAGCGAACGGCAGCGCACCCTGGCGCGCGAGTTGGAGTGGATCCGCATGAGCCCCAAGGGGCGTCGTTCCAAGTCCAAGGCCCGTATCACCGCCTACGAAAACCTGCTCAATCAGCAGAGCGAGAAGGCGGCCGGCGACCTGGAGATCTACATCCCGCCGGGACCACGCCTGGGCAAGCTGGTGATCGAGGCCGAGGGGCTGTGCAAGGCCTTCGAGGGCAGGCTGCTGATGGACAAGCTCAGCTTTTCCCTGCCCCCTGGCGGCATCGTCGGCATCATCGGCCCCAACGGTGCCGGCAAGACCACCCTGTTCCGCATGATCACCGGCCAGGAGCAGCCGGACAGCGGCACCATCCGCATCGGCGAGACGGTCAAACTGGCCTATGTCGACCAGTCGCGCGACTCGTTGAAGCCCAGCGATACCATTTTCCAGGCGATTAGCGAGGGCCAGGAGACCATCTGGCTCGGCACCCGCGAGGTCAATGCCCGCGCCTACGTGGCCAAGTTCAACTTCACCGGCAGTGATCAGCAGCAGAAGGTGAGCGAGATCTCCGGCGGCCAGCGCAACCGGGTCCATCTGGCGCGGATGCTCAAGGAGGGCGGCAACGTGTTGCTGCTCGACGAGCCGACCAACGATCTCGATGTCAACACCATGCGCGCCCTGGAGGAGGCCCTGGAGAACTTTGCCGGCTGCGCCGTGGTCATCAGCCACGACCGCTGGTTCCTCGACCGTATCGCCACCCACATTCTCGCCTTTGAGGGGAATAGCGAAGTGGTCTGGTTCGAGGGCAACTACTCGGACTACGAGCAGGACTACAAGAAGCGCAAGGGCGCGGATGCCGACCAGCCGCACCGCATCCGCTACCGCCAGCTGACTCGGGATTAG
- the metX gene encoding homoserine O-acetyltransferase MetX: MVAPPRLVERQYFTFAEPPHEMILDCGARLGPITLAYETLGELNAERTNAILILHAFSGDSHVAGYLHEDDERPGWWDNMVGPGKPVDTNRYFVICSNILGSCAGSTGPSSINPQTGKPYGLTFPMVTIKDMVRAQKHLIEHLGIRKLMSLIGGSVGGMQVLRWCADYPEMVGSAIPLATTARHSAQAIAFNEVARQAIMADPAWNNGDYYDGPGPAHGLAVARMIGHVTYLSDEAMREKFGRRLHRSALSFDFTGDFQVESYLHHQGKKFVDRFDANSLLYITKAADYFDLERGGHNLLVNEALADVPFLVISFTSDWLYPTYQSRDIVSALKKNGSDVSFCEIEAQWGHDAFLVPNERLNGLISGFLDRVYHEQCL, translated from the coding sequence ATGGTTGCTCCTCCCCGGTTAGTCGAACGCCAATACTTCACCTTTGCCGAACCGCCGCACGAGATGATCCTTGACTGCGGCGCCCGCCTGGGGCCGATCACCCTGGCTTACGAAACCCTGGGCGAGCTCAACGCCGAGCGCACCAACGCCATCCTCATCCTCCACGCCTTTTCCGGCGATTCCCATGTGGCCGGCTACCTGCACGAGGATGACGAGCGTCCCGGCTGGTGGGACAACATGGTCGGTCCGGGCAAGCCGGTGGACACCAACCGCTATTTCGTCATCTGTTCCAACATTCTCGGCAGCTGCGCCGGCTCCACCGGACCCTCGTCGATCAATCCGCAGACCGGCAAACCCTATGGACTCACCTTTCCGATGGTGACCATCAAGGACATGGTCCGGGCGCAAAAGCACCTGATCGAACACCTGGGGATTCGCAAGCTGATGTCGCTGATCGGCGGCTCGGTCGGCGGCATGCAGGTGCTGCGCTGGTGCGCCGACTACCCGGAGATGGTGGGCTCGGCCATCCCCCTGGCCACCACGGCCCGCCATTCGGCCCAGGCCATTGCCTTCAACGAGGTGGCGCGGCAGGCAATCATGGCCGACCCGGCGTGGAACAACGGCGATTATTACGACGGCCCCGGCCCGGCGCATGGCTTGGCGGTGGCACGAATGATCGGCCATGTCACCTATCTGTCCGATGAGGCCATGCGGGAGAAATTCGGTCGTCGGCTGCACCGCAGCGCCCTGTCGTTCGACTTCACCGGCGATTTCCAGGTGGAAAGTTATCTCCATCACCAGGGCAAGAAATTCGTCGACCGCTTCGACGCCAACTCGCTGCTCTACATCACCAAGGCCGCCGACTATTTCGACCTCGAACGCGGCGGCCACAACCTGCTGGTCAATGAGGCCCTGGCCGACGTGCCCTTTCTGGTGATCTCCTTCACCTCCGACTGGCTCTACCCCACCTATCAGTCACGCGATATCGTCTCGGCCCTGAAAAAAAACGGCAGCGATGTCAGCTTCTGCGAGATCGAGGCCCAGTGGGGTCACGACGCCTTCCTGGTGCCCAATGAACGCCTCAACGGGCTGATCAGTGGTTTTCTCGATCGGGTGTACCATGAACAGTGTCTATAA
- the metW gene encoding methionine biosynthesis protein MetW: protein MNSVYNRELGTMRFDLQVIASWIEPGSRVLDLGCGSGDLLDYLKQHKQGIGTGIELSEEKVARCIERGLTVLQGDFRQEVRDYPEGRFDVVVLSQTLQQIHDPKELLMDLLWIGKRVIVSFPNFAHWSARLQLLFTGMAPVTDQLPYEWYNTPNIRVISIKDFKRFLRMFGVRTVREVAINTHHHDYKGNIVRSFKNLRATYGIMMLERVT from the coding sequence ATGAACAGTGTCTATAACCGGGAACTGGGCACCATGCGTTTTGACCTCCAGGTCATCGCCTCGTGGATCGAACCGGGTTCACGGGTGCTTGATCTGGGCTGCGGCAGCGGCGATCTGCTCGACTACCTCAAACAGCACAAGCAAGGCATCGGCACCGGCATCGAGCTGTCCGAGGAGAAGGTGGCCCGGTGCATCGAACGCGGCCTGACCGTGCTCCAGGGCGACTTTCGCCAGGAGGTCCGCGATTATCCCGAGGGGCGTTTCGATGTGGTGGTGCTCAGCCAGACCCTGCAGCAAATCCATGACCCCAAGGAGCTGTTGATGGATCTGCTGTGGATCGGCAAGCGGGTGATCGTCAGCTTTCCCAACTTCGCCCACTGGTCGGCGCGGCTGCAACTCTTGTTCACCGGCATGGCGCCGGTCACTGACCAGCTGCCCTACGAATGGTACAACACCCCGAACATCCGGGTTATTTCCATCAAGGATTTCAAGCGCTTTCTCCGCATGTTCGGAGTGCGCACGGTGCGTGAGGTGGCGATCAACACCCATCATCACGACTATAAAGGCAACATTGTCCGCTCGTTCAAGAATCTGCGGGCAACCTATGGCATCATGATGCTGGAGCGAGTGACGTGA